A window of Microcystis aeruginosa FD4 contains these coding sequences:
- the psaC gene encoding photosystem I iron-sulfur center protein PsaC has protein sequence MSHSVKIYDTCIGCTQCVRACPLDVLEMVPWDGCKAAQIASSPRTEDCVGCKRCETACPTDFLSIRVYLGAETTRSMGLAY, from the coding sequence ATGTCTCATAGCGTTAAAATTTACGATACCTGTATCGGTTGCACCCAATGCGTTCGGGCTTGTCCCCTCGACGTGCTGGAAATGGTTCCCTGGGATGGCTGTAAAGCTGCCCAGATTGCCTCCTCCCCCCGCACTGAAGACTGTGTTGGTTGTAAACGTTGCGAAACGGCTTGTCCGACGGATTTCCTAAGTATTCGGGTTTATCTCGGAGCAGAAACCACCCGCAGTATGGGTCTAGCCTACTAG